A portion of the Mustela erminea isolate mMusErm1 chromosome 19, mMusErm1.Pri, whole genome shotgun sequence genome contains these proteins:
- the KIRREL2 gene encoding kin of IRRE-like protein 2, which translates to MLVPALLVLLFCLRGHAGLSPHFLQQPDDLVALLGDEARLPCALGEYWGLVQWTKDGLALGGERDLPGWSRYWISGNAASGQHDLYIRPVELEDQASYECQATQAGLRSRPAQLHVLVPPEAPQVLGGPFVSLVAGIPANLTCRSRGDARPTPELLWFRDGIRLDGTTFRQTLLKEGTTGSVESILSLTPSSRDDGATLVCRARSQALPSGKDTAITLSLQYPPVVTLSAEPQTVLEGEKVTFLCQATAQPPVTGYRWAKGGSPVLGARGPMLEVVADASFLTEPVSCEVSNAVGSANRSTALDVQFGPILQARPEPMSVDVGEDASFSCAWRGNPLPRVTWTRSGDAQVLGSGTTLLLPSVGPEDAGDYVCRAEPGLSGLGGGAAEARLTVNAPPIVTALHSAPAFLRGPARLQCLVFASPAPDAVVWSWDEGFLEAGSQGRFLVETFPVPEGREGQGPALISVLHISGTQESDFSRGFNCSARNRLGEGGTQVSLGRRDLLPTVRIVAGVASAAMTLLMVVIGVTLCCWRHGKASFSKQKNLVRIPGSSDGSSSRGPEEEETGSGEDRGPIVHTDHSDLVLDEEGALETKDPTNGYYKVRGVSPPTSPDSCMTALQMKSSGIFNLP; encoded by the exons ATGTTGGTCCCCGccctcctcgtcctcctcttctgcctccgAGGGCATGCAG GTCTGTCGCCCCATTTTCTGCAACAACCAGATGACTTGGTGGCACTGCTGGGAGATGAGGCCCGGCTGCCCTGTGCCCTGGGCGAATACTGGGGGCTGGTTCAGTGGACTAAGGATGGGCTGGCTCTAGGGGGCGAAAGGGACCTGCCAG GGTGGTCCCGGTACTGGATTTCAGGGAATGCAGCCAGCGGCCAGCACGATCTTTACATTAGGCCCGTGGAGCTAGAGGATCAAGCTTCATATGAGTGCCAGGCCACACAAGCAGGCCTCCGCTCTCGACCAGCCCAATTGCATGTGCTGG TGCCCCCAGAAGCCCCCCAGGTGCTGGGCGGCCCCTTTGTGTCTCTGGTGGCTGGAATTCCTGCGAATCTGACGTGTCGGAGCCGTGGGGATGCCCGCCCCACCCCTGAGCTGCTGTGGTTCCGAGATGGGATCCGACTGGATGGGACCACCTTCCGCCAG ACCCTGCTGAAGGAAGGAACCACTGGGTCAGTGGAGAGCATCTTATCCTTGACTCCTTCCAGCCGTGATGATGGAGCCACCTTGGTCTGTCGGGCCAGGAGCCAGGCCCTGCCATCGGGGAAGGATACAGCTATCACACTGAGCCTGCAGT ACCCCCCAGTGGTGACTCTGTCTGCAGAACCACAGACTGtgctggagggagagaaggtcACTTTCCTGTGCCAGGCCACAGCTCAACCTCCTGTCACTGGCTATAG GTGGGCAAAGGGAGGCTCCCCGGTGCTCGGGGCCCGCGGGCCAATGTTGGAGGTCGTGGCAGACGCCTCATTCCTGACTGAGCCCGTGTCCTGCGAGGTCAGCAACGCTGTGGGTAGCGCCAACCGCAGCACCGCGCTCGACGTGCAGT tcGGGCCAATTCTGCAGGCAAGACCAGAGCCCATGTCAGTAGACGTAGGGGAAGATGCTTCTTTCAGCTGCGCCTGGCGCGGGAACCCGCTCCCACGGGTAACTTGGACCCGCAGCGGGGACGCACAG GTGCTGGGGTCCGGGACCACGCTGCTTCTTCCGTCGGTGGGGCCCGAAGATGCAGGCGACTACGTATGCAGGGCTGAGCCGGGGCTCTCGGGCCTGGGGGGCGGCGCGGCGGAGGCTAGGCTGACTGTGAACG CTCCCCCAATTGTGACCGCCCTGCATTCTGCGCCCGCCTTCTTGAGGGGCCCCGCCCGCCTCCAGTGTCTAGTCTTCGCATCTCCAGCTCCAGATGCCGTG GTCTGGTCATGGGATGAGGGCTTTCTGGAGGCGGGGTCACAGGGTCGGTTCCTGGTGGAGACATTCCCAGTTCCAGAAGGCCGCGAAGGACAGGGCCCAGCCCTGATCTCTGTGCTACACATTTCGGGAACCCAGGAATCCGATTTTAGCCGGGGTTTCAACTGCAGTGCCAGGAACCGGTTGGGTGAGGGAGGTACCCAGGTCAGCCTGGGACGTAGAG ACTTGCTGCCCACTGTCCGGATTGTGGCTGGAGTGGCTTCTGCCGCCATGACTCTTCTTATGGTCGTCATCGGGGTGACCCTCTGCTGCTGGCGCCATGGCAAGG CCTCTTTCTCCAAGCAAAAGAACCTGGTGCGAATCCCAGGGAGCAGTGACGGTTCAAGTTCTCGTggccctgaggaggaggagacaggcagCGGCGAGGACCGG GGACCCATTGTGCACACGGACCACAGTGACCTGGTTCTGGATGAGGAGGGGGCTCTGGAGACCAAG GATCCAACCAATGGTTACTACAAGGTCCGAGGAGTCAGT CCACCCACGTCTCCAGACTCATGTATGACAGCTCTCCAAATGAAGAGTTCTGGAATCTTCAACTTGCCATAA
- the APLP1 gene encoding amyloid-like protein 1: protein MGPTSPAARGLGRLRGPPPLPLLLPLLLLLLRAQLAVGSLAGGSPGAAEAPGSAQVAGLCGHLTLHRDLRTGRWEPDPQRSRRCLRDPQRVLEYCRQMYPELQIARVEQATQAIPMERWCGGARGGRCAHPHHQVVPFRCLPGEFVSEALLVPEGCRFLHQERMDQCESSTRRHQEAQEACSSQGLILHGSGMLLPCGTDRFRGVEYVCCPPPVTPDPSGTAVGDPSTRSWPLGGRVEGGEEEEEEDSFLQPVDDYFVEPPRAEEEEEEERILPSSSHSPAGVSKATTTARPTDGVDVYFGMPGEISEHEGFLRAKMDLEERRMRQINEVMREWAMADNQSKNLPKADRQALNEHFQSILQTLEEQVSGERQRLVETHATRVIALINDQRRAALEGFLAALQGDPPQAERVLLALRRYLRAEQKEQRHTLRHYQHVAAVDPEKAQQMRFQVQTHLQVIEERMNQSLGLLDQNPHLAQELRPQIQELLHSEHLDPNELEAPAPAGSSEDKGGLQPLDSKDDTPMALPKGSTEQDAASSGKEKMSPLEQYERKVNVSVPRGFPFHSSEIQRDELAPAGTGVSREAVSGLLIMGAGGGSLIVLSLLLLRRKKPYGAISHGVVEVDPMLTLEEQQLRELQRHGYENPTYRFLEERP, encoded by the exons ATGGGGCCCACCAGCCCCGCCGCTCGCGGTCTGGGCCGCCTCCGGGgcccgccgccgctgccgctgtTGCTGCCGCTATTGCTGCTCCTTCTGCGCGCGCAGCTCGCCGTCGGGAGCCTGGCCGGTGGGAGCCCCGGTGCGGCCGAG GCCCCGGGGTCGGCCCAGGTTGCCGGACTATGCGGGCACCTAACGCTTCACCGGGACCTGCGCACCGGCCGCTGGGAGCCAGACCCACAACGCTCCCGACGCTGTCTCCGGGACCCGCAACGCGTGCTGGAATACTGCAGACAG ATGTACCCGGAGCTGCAGATTGCACGTGTGGAACAGGCGACACAGGCCATCCCCATGGAGCGCTGGTGCGGGGGTGCCCGGGGTGGCCGCtgtgcccacccccaccaccaggtTGTGCCTTTCCGCTGCCTGC CAGGTGAATTCGTTAGCGAGGCCCTGCTGGTGCCTGAAGGCTGCCGATTCTTGCATCAGGAGCGCATGGACCAGTGCGAGAGTTCAACCCGGAGGCATCAGGAGGCACAGGAG GCCTGCAGTTCCCAGGGCCTCATCCTGCATGGTTCCGGCATGCTTTTGCCCTGTGGCACAGATCGGTTCCGAGGTGTGGAGTATGTGTGCTGCCCCCCTCCGGTGACCCCCGATCCGTCTGGGACAGCAGTTGG TGACCCCTCCACCCGGTCCTGGCCCCTAGGGGGCAGAGTAGAGGgcggtgaggaggaggaagaggaggactcCTTCCTACAGCCAGTGGATGATTACTTCGTGGAGCCCCCACGggctgaagaggaagaagaggaggaaagaattctACCCTCAAGCTCCCACAGCCCTGCAGGGGTCAGCAAAG CAACCACCACCGCGAGGCCCACGGATGGTGTGGATGTGTACTTCGGCATGCCTGGAGAAATCAGCGAGCATGAGGGGTTCCTGCGGGCCAAGATGGACCTGGAGGAACGTAGGATGCGCCAGATTAATGAG GTGATGCGTGAATGGGCTATGGCAGACAACCAGTCCAAGAACCTGCCCAAGGCTGACAGACAGGCCCTGAATGAG CACTTCCAGTCCATCCTGCAGACCCTGGAGGAGCAGGTGTCTGGGGAGCGACAGCGCCTGGTGGAGACCCACGCCACCCGAGTCATCGCCCTTATCAACGACCAGCGCCGGGCGGCCCTGGAAGGTTTCCTGGCGGCGCTGCAGGGGGATCCGCCTCAG GCGGAGCGCGTACTGCTGGCCCTGCGGCGCTACCTGCGGGCCGAGCAGAAGGAGCAGCGGCACACGCTTCGGCACTACCAGCACGTGGCGGCTGTGGACCCTGAGAAGGCCCAGCAGATGCGCTTCCAG GTGCAGACCCACCTTCAAGTCATTGAAGAAAGGATGAATCAGAGCCTTGGGCTCCTTGACCAGAATCCCCACCTGGCTCAGGAGCTGCGGCCCCAGATCC AGGAGCTCCTCCACTCTGAGCACCTGGATCCCAATGAATTAGAAGCCCCTGCCCCCGCGGGCAGCAGTGAGGACAAGGGTGGGCTTCAGCCTCTGGATTCCAAGGATG ACACCCCCATGGCCCTTCCGAAAG GGTCCACAGAACAAGATGCTGCATCCTCTGGGAAAGAGAAGATGTCCCCCCTGGAGCAGTATGAGCGAAAG GTGAATGTGTCTGTTCCAAGGGGTTTTCCTTTCCACTCATCGGAGATTCAGAGAGATGAGCTG GCACCAGCAGGGACAGGAGTGTCCCGAGAGGCCGTGTCTGGTCTGCTGATCATGGGAGCAGGTGGGGGCTCCCTGATcgtcctctccctgctgctcttgCGCAGGAAGAAGCCCTATGGGGCTATCAGCCATGGAGTGGTGGAG GTGGACCCAATGCTGACCCTGGAGGAGCAGCAGCTGCGGGAACTGCAGCGTCATGGCTACGAGAACCCCACCTACCGCTTCCTGGAGGAACGACCCTGA